In Musa acuminata AAA Group cultivar baxijiao chromosome BXJ2-8, Cavendish_Baxijiao_AAA, whole genome shotgun sequence, one genomic interval encodes:
- the LOC103993863 gene encoding protein SPIRRIG isoform X2, protein MAVKDFNPQKGDAAYTMGIVDLLLECVELSYRPEAGTTNLREDIHNAHGYHFLVQFALTLSSLQKDQVVQSVSSKLPHKESSQLDGQDAANSSIQLESQSDASSSHLSPALIRLLDALVNLAQTGPTEHTVGKGSKSIHSKGTSHRSRTHSFDRLGDDEKSNTKVKDLEAIQMLQDIFLKAKNVELQAEVLNRMFKIFSSHLDNYQLCQQLRTLPLFILNMAGFPASLQEIVLKILEYAVTVVNCIPEQELLSLCCLLQQPITASLKHTILAFFVKLLSFDQKYKKVLREVGVLEVLLDDLKQHKYFSGVEQQNRISSGLEKSNPGSFRKHIDNKDGILSSPKLMVSGLGKYPVFEDDSTTAIAWDCLFSLLRRAEANQQSFRSSNGVSVILPLLISDRHRSGVLRLLSCLIIEDALQAHPEELGMLIEILKSGMVTSVSGSQYKLQTDAKCEILSSLWRIFGANNSAQRVFGDATGFSLLLTTLHGFQGSELPDVQSSINVFNFLMRAITAGVFNNPVNRLRLQATMSSQTFYDLLCESSLLCVECEKQVVQLLFELALENVLPPSANIQGESSSSDTSEDEPNSFLPISLGISRLDNERIYNASAVGVLIRSLLLFTPKMQLDILKFIEKLAHAGPFNQENLTSVGCIALLLETIRPLLEGSSLLLIHAFRIVEVLGAFRLSSSELRVLVRYVLLLKLKNSGQLLVDMMEKLVQMEDIRSEGVSLAPFVEMDMSKVGHASIQVSLGERTWPPAAGYSFVCWFQYHNLLKSQVKESEQASRIGSSKSNASGGQVLHIFSVGAMNDGNTLYAELYLQENGVLTLATSNSCSLSFPGIEMEEGRWHHLAVVHSKPNALAGLFQASVAYLYVNGKLIHTGKLGYSLSPVGKLLQVTLGTPVSHAKISDLSWRLRCCYLFEEVLTSGSVFFMYILGRGYRGLFQDADLLRFVPNQACGGGSMAILDSLEAELPMASNSQRPDSSIKQGTTKSDRSGIVWDLERLTNLSLQLSGKKLIFAFDGTSSESFRASGTLSLLNLVDPTSAAASPIGGIPRYGRLSGDVYICNQLMISDSIRAVGGIPVVLALVEAAETRDMLHMALELLACSLHQSPQNVRDMQMLRGYHLLALFLHRKMSLFDMHSLDIFFRIVACEASFSEPQKYQASGAMSLPARTSPEASVEDLSFPKFSDEINSVGSHGDLDDFSAQKDSFSHLSDLENTDLSDVNSNCIVLSNADMVEHVLLDWTLWVTASVSIQIALIGFLERMVSTHWYRNHNLTILRHMNLVQHLLVTLQRGDMEVLVLEKLVVLLGVILEDGFLPSELELVVKFVIMTFDPPHLTQGNQIIRETMGKHVIVRNMLLEMLIDLQVTINAEELLEQWHKIVSSKLIAFFLDEAVHPTSMRWIMTLLGVCLASSPTFALMFRSSGGYQGLSRVLPSFHDSPEIYYILFCLIFGKAVYPRVPEVRMLDFLALLPNDGNYGELKFVDLLETVIAMAKATFDRLSMQSMIAHQDGNLSLTNGSLVAELVEATTDMAGDLQGEALLHKTYAARLMGGEAGAPIAATSILRFMVGLAKTCPSFSALCRRADFLESCVDLYFSCVRADCALRLAKNLPTVAPEEKNDIDDDEDSENTFTSLPPENEQSVKTSISTGSFPQEQKSTSSTDIQGTPNYPLIDATVKRDDARNVDPKKSLSGEGDQSLWSPNEQNFTDMSFTYNDPDIRAQILSQPSDTLSSASMSVPYSPAQSENSNMKTSASPVLALTSWIGSTGSNSDAKAKLTATPSMRSFSLNESDSSPDLKTNSHESSAASMFLPITPKLLLEIDDSGYGGGPCSAGAAAVLDFTAEVLADIVSEQLKATQFVENILESVPLDVDVESALVFQGLCLGRLMNFLERRLLRDDEDEKKLDKNRWTVNLDSLCWMIVDRVYMGSFSEPIGVFRTLEFLLSMLQLANKDGHVEEAAPGKGLLSIARGSKQLEAYIHAILKNTNRIIMYCFLPLFLKSICEDDLLFTMGFQSERSTNLSLNEMQDESTVNICTILQLLIANKRLVLCPSNLDTDLICCLCINLIALLRDKRSMAQNQAVDLIKYLLLHRRPALEDFLVTKPNQGPALNVLRGGFDKLLTGNLSAFFDWFEGSEQAINKVLEQCSSIMWAQYVSGSAKFPGVRIKGMEVRRKREMSRKARECAKLDVKHWEQIYERRFALESGQDIMSTELRAIRQDKYGWVLHAESEWQNQLQQLVHERGIFPIRRASLKLEWQLCALEGPYRMRKKLERCKLKIDTIHSVLVRGVELEKPKMFKQKHENGAGTSGSESDSYFNILSDDAPDKSYDGSDHKESSIKEVGSRVETLPSAQIGWNDDHYSSMHEPSVHSATECGNKSSSFSVQMTEEKKSELGTPKQSSSFKSYDTRAPELKQEKELLDNGEYLIRPFLEPLEKIRFRYNCERVVGLDKHDGIFLIGDLCLYVIENFYIDDSGCICEKVNEDDLSVIDQALGVKKDVSGSSDFQLKSPSTRSMAVKTLAGGRAWAYNGGAWGKEKVCSSSNLPHPWHMWKLDSIYELLKRDYQLRPVAIELFSMDGCNDLLVFHKKEREEVFKNLITMNLPRNSMLDTTISGSSKQESNEGSRLFKIMAKSFSKRWQNGEISNFQYLMHLNTLAGRGYSDLTQYPVFPWVLADYESETLDLKNPRTFRKLDKPMGCQTAEGKEEFRKRYETWDDPDVPKFHYGSHYSSAGIVLFYLVRLPPFSTENQKLQGGQFDHADRLFNSVRDTWLSAAGRSNTSDVKELIPEFFYMPEFLENRFNLDLGEKQSGEKVGDVVLPPWAKGSPREFIRKHREALESDYVSENLHHWIDLIFGYKQRGKAAEDATNVFYHYTYEGNVDIDSVEDPTMKASILAQINHFGQTPKQLFLKPHVKRRTDRKVPLHPLRYSASLVPHQVRRSSSFISQIVTLNEKILLARANSLLKPVTYNKYISWGFPDRSLRIMSYDQDKLLSTHENLHGGNQIQCVGISHDGQILVTGADDGVVSVWKSDKDNRLSLGRALCAHTGKITCLHVSQPYSLIVTGSDDCSVILWDLTNLVFVKQLPLFPAPVSAVHVNELTGTVLTAAGILLAVWSVNGDCLTMMNTSQLPSDVILTITSAAYSDWQDTNWYMTGHQSGAVKVWNMVHCSTDEANKSKSPTNGSGLLNLGGRLPEYNLVLHKVLKSHKHPVTALHLTSDMKQLLSGDSSGHLLSWTLSDNSLRAS, encoded by the exons ATGGCTGTCAAAGATTTCAATCCTCAGAAGGGTGATGCTGCGTACACCATGGGAATAGTTGATTTGCTGCTTGAATGCGTCGAATTATCATATAGACCTG AGGCTGGCACCACTAATCTAAGGGAAGATATACACAATGCACATGGCTATCACTTTCTTGTTCAGTTTGCCTTAACACTATCCAGCTTGCAAAAGGATCAGGTTGTTCAGTCAGTCAGTTCAAAGTTGCCACATAAAGAGTCTTCCCAACTGGATGGTCAGGATGCAGCTAATAGTTCGATACAGTTGGAAAGTCAAAGTGATGCCTCATCATCCCATCTTTCTCCAGCATTAATAAGGCTACTTGATGCTCTTGTTAATTTAGCACAAACAGGTCCTACAGAACACACTGTTGGAAAAGGTTCAAAATCTATACACAGTAAGGGTACAAGCCATCGAAGTCGTACACATTCTTTTGATAGACTCGGTGATGATGAGAAAAGTAATACTAAGGTTAAAGATCTTGaagccatacagatgcttcaagaTATTTTTTTGAAGGCAAAAAATGTGGAACTTCAGGCGGAGGTGTTGAATAGGATGTTTAAGATATTTTCATCCCATCTTGACAATTACCAGTTGTGTCAACAACTGCGGACCTTGCCCCTGTTTATCCTTAATATGGCTGGCTTTCCTGCATCATTACAGGAGATTGTTCTAAAAATTTTAGAATATGCTGTGACTGTTGTAAACTGTATTCCTGAACAAGAACTGCTTTCACTTTGTTGCTTATTGCAGCAGCCTATTACTGCTAGCCTGAAGCATACTATACTTGCTTTCTTTGTTAAGCTCCTGTCCTTTGATCAGAAGTATAAGAAAGTCCTTAGGGAGGTTGGTGTTTTGGAGGTTCTACTAGATGATCTGAAACAGCACAAGTATTTTTCTGGTGTAGAGCAGCAAAACAGGATTTCTAGTGGTTTAGAAAAGTCTAATCCTGGCAGCTTCAGAAAACACATCGACAACAAAGATGGCATTCTTTCTTCACCCAAATTAATGGTTTCTGGTTTAGGAAAATATCCTGTATTTGAAGATGACAGTACCACAGCTATAGCATGGGATTGTCTTTTTTCTTTGTTAAGGAGAGCTGAAGCTAACCAACAATCATTCCGATCATCCAATGGGGTCAGTGTCATTCTTCCATTATTGATATCTGATCGCCATCGTTCTGGTGTTCTTCGGCTCCTATCTTGTTTGATTATTGAAGATGCTCTTCAG GCTCATCCGGAAGAATTAGGTATGCTAATTGAGATTCTCAAGAGTGGGATGGTTACAAGTGTCTCTGGATCTCAATACAAACTTCAAACTGATGCAAAATGTGAAATATTAAGTTCATTATGGCGTATCTTTGGGGCAAACAATTCAGCACAAAGAGTTTTCGGAGACGCCACAGGCTTTTCCCTACTGTTAACCACATTACATGGTTTTCAGGGCAGTGAGCTTCCAGATGTTCAATCTTCTATAAATGTTTTTAATTTTCTAATGCGAGCCATCACTGCTGGGGTATTCAATAATCCTGTCAATAGATTGAGACTCCAAGCAACTATGTCATCTCAGACATTTTATGATCTTCTCTGTGAGTCCAGTTTGCTTTGTGTGGAATGCGAGAAGCAAGTTGTCCAGTTGTTGTTTGAGCTTGCACTTGAGAATGTTCTTCCACCATCTGCTAATATTCAGGGGGAGAGTTCTTCCTCTGATACCTCAGAGGATGAGCCAAATTCTTTCTTGCCCATCTCTCTTGGTATATCTAGGCTTGACAATGAGCGGATATACAATGCTAGTGCAGTGGGTGTGCTCATACGTTCCCTGTTACTCTTTACTCCAAAAATGCAATTGGATATCCTGAAGTTCATTGAAAAGCTTGCTCATGCTGGTCCATTTAATCAGGAAAATTTAACTTCTGTTG GATGCATTGCACTTCTGCTGGAGACAATTAGGCCATTACTTGAGGGCTCATCCCTGCTACTTATACATGCTTTCCGAATTGTGGAAGTTCTAGGAGCATTCAG GCTGTCTTCTTCTGAGCTTCGAGTTCTTGTAAGATATGTTCTGCTGTTAAAGTTGAAGAATTCAGGGCAACTTCTTGTTGATATGATGGAAAAATTAGTACAGATGGAAGACATCAGATCAGAGGGTGTTTCCTTAGCACCATTTGTTGAGATGGACATGAGCAAAGTGGGTCATGCATCCATTCAGGTGTCTTTAGGAGAAAGAACATGGCCTCCAGCTGCTGGGTATTCTTTCGTTTGTTGGTTTCAGTATCATAATTTATTGAAAAGTCAAGTTAAAGAATCTGAGCAGGCATCCAGAATTGGATCTAGCAAAAGCAATGCTTCTGGTGGTCAGGTATTGCATATCTTTTCTGTTGGTGCAATGAATGATGGAAACACATTATATGCAGAACTCTACCTCCAAGAGAATGGTGTCTTAACTCTAGCAACAAGTAATTCGTGCTCACTATCATTTCCTGGCATAGAAATGGAAGAAGGAAGGTGGCATCACCTTGCAGTTGTTCATAGCAAACCTAATGCGTTAGCAGGATTATTCCAAGCCAGTGTAGCATACCTTTATGTTAATGGAAAGCTGATTCACACAGGAAAGCTTGGCTACTCACTATCTCCTGTTGGTAAATTATTGCAAGTTACTCTTGGTACACCAGTTTCTCATGCAAAAATTAGTGATTTATCATGGAGGCTTAGATGCTGTTATCTTTTTGAGGAGGTGCTCACCTCTGGTAGTGTTTTCTTCATGTATATTCTTGGCCGAGGATACAGGGGACTATTTCAGGATGCAGATCTTCTAAGGTTTGTCCCAAACCAGGCTTGTGGTGGGGGCAGCATGGCAATACTAGATTCTTTGGAAGCTGAGTTGCCTATGGCTTCCAATTCACAACGACCTGATAGTTCTATCAAACAGGGAACAACCAAGTCAGATCGCAGTGGGATTGTTTGGGATTTGGAAAGATTGACAAACCTTTCTTTACAGCTTTCTGGCAAAAAACTCATCTTCGCTTTTGATGGAACATCCTCAGAATCATTTCGAGCTTCTGGGACATTGTCCTTGCTCAATCTTGTTGATCCAACATCAGCTGCTGCCTCTCCTATTGGTG GTATACCACGTTACGGTCGCCTTTCTGGAGATGTGTACATCTGCAACCAATTGATGATCAGTGATAGTATACGTGCTGTTGGTGGAATCCCTGTTGTGCTTGCTCTTGTCGAGGCTGCTGAAACCAGGGACATGCTACACATGGCACTGGAGTTGCTTGCATGTTCACTTCATCAAAGTCCACAGAATGTTAGGGACATGCAAATGTTGAGAGGATATCATCTTCTCGCACTTTTTCTGCACCGTAAGATGTCACTATTTGATATGCATTCACTTGACATATTCTTTCGTATTGTGGCATGTGAGGCCTCCTTTTCTGAACCACAAAAGTATCAAGCAAGCGGGGCTATGAGTCTTCCTGCTAGAACCTCACCAGAAGCCAGTGTAGAGGATCTTTCTTTTCCAAAATTTTCTGATGAAATTAATTCAGTTGGATCTCATGGAGATCTGGATGATTTCTCTGCACAAAAGGATTCCTTTAGTCATCTTTCAGATCTTGAAAACACTGATTTGTCAGATGTAAACTCAAACTGTATTGTTCTGTCAAATGCTGACATGGTCGAGCATGTCCTCCTAGACTGGACATTGTGGGTTACAGCTTCTGTTTCGATTCAAATTGCACTTATTGGATTTCTTGAACGCATGGTATCCACGCACTGGTATAGAAATCACAACCTGACAATCTTACGTCACATGAACCTGGTTCAGCATTTATTAGTAACTCTGCAACGTGGTGATATGGAAGTTCTTGTTTTAGAGAAGTTGGTGGTACTGCTTGGTGTCATTCTGGAGGATGGCTTTTTACCTTCTGAGCTAGAACTAGTTGTCAAATTTGTTATTATGACATTTGATCCGCCCCACCTGACTCAAGGGAATCAGATTATTCGAGAGACAATGGGAAAGCATGTTATAGTAAGGAACATGTTACTGGAGATGCTTATTGATTTACAAGTAACTATTAATGCTGAAGAGTTGCTTGAACAGTGGCATAAGATTGTCTCATCCAAATTGATTGCCTTTTTCCTTGATGAAGCTGTACATCCAACCAGTATGAGATGGATCATGACTCTTTTGGGAGTTTGTCTTGCTTCTTCTCCTACGTTTGCTCTCATGTTCCGTAGCAGTGGGGGTTACCAAGGGTTGTCACGTGTTCTTCCAAGCTTCCATGATTCTCCTGAAATATACTATATTCTCTTCTGTTTAATATTTGGTAAGGCTGTCTATCCCAGGGTGCCTGAAGTCCGCATGCTTGACTTTCTTGCCCTTTTGCCTAATGATGGAAACTATGGCGAGTTGAAATTTGTCGACCTGTTAGAAACAGTGATTGCTATGGCAAAAGCCACATTTGATAGATTGAGCATGCAGTCAATGATTGCTCATCAAGATGGTAATCTGTCACTTACCAATGGTAGCTTAGTTGCAGAGCTTGTAGAAGCAACAACAGATATGGCAGGAGACCTTCAAGGTGAAGCACTATTGCACAAGACTTATGCAGCACGATTAATGGGTGGGGAGGCAGGGGCACCTATTGCTGCCACCTCAATTTTGCGGTTTATGGTTGGTTTAGCAAAAACATGTCCTTCGTTCTCTGCTTTGTGCAGGCGAGCAGATTTTCTTGAAAGCTGTGTTGATCTATATTTTTCTTGTGTAAG GGCTGATTGTGCATTAAGGTTGGCTAAAAATCTTCCTACTGTTGCACCTGAGGAGAAGAATGatattgatgatgatgaggattCTGAGAACACATTCACTAGCTTGCCTCCAGAAAATGAGCAGTCTGTGAAAACTTCCATAAGCACTGGAAGCTTTCCTCAAGAGCAAAAAAGTACTAGTTCCACAGATATACAAGGGACACCTAATTATCCTTTGATTGATGCTACTGTAAAAAGAGATGATGCAAGAAATGTAGATCCTAAGAAATCTCTCAGTGGAGAAGGTGACCAATCTCTCTGGAGTCCTAATGAGCAAAATTTCACTGACATGTCTTTTACTTACAATGATCCTGATATAAGGGCTCAGATTCTCAGTCAACCATCTGATACACTTAGTTCTGCCTCTATGTCTGTCCCTTATTCTCCTGCCCAATCTGAGAATTCAAACATGAAAACTAGTGCATCTCCTGTACTTGCTTTAACATCATGGATTGGCAGCACAGGCAGTAacagtgatgcaaaagcaaaattAACTGCTACTCCATCAATGAGATCTTTTTCCTTGAATGAGTCTGATTCATCTCCTGATTTAAAGACAAATTCGCATGAATCATCTGCTGCAAGCATGTTTCTTCCAATAACTCCAAAGCTGTTACTTGAAATTGATGATTCAGGTTATGGAGGTGGTCCTTGTTCTGCAGGAGCTGCTGCTGTTTTAGACTTCACTGCTGAAGTTCTTGCTGATATTGTCTCAGAACAATTGAAAGCAACCCAGTTTGTAGAGAATATTTTAGAATCTGTTCCACTTGATGTGGATGTTGAGTCTGCTTTAGTTTTTCAGGGATTGTGTTTAGGTAGATTGATGAACTTCCTGGAAAGGCGCCTCTTGCGTGATGATGAAGATGAGAAAAAACTTGATAAAAATCGGTGGACTGTAAACTTAGATTCTCTTTGTTGGATGATTGTAGATCGTGTATATATGGGATCTTTTTCTGAGCCAATTGGAGTATTTAGAACGTTGGAGTTTCTGTTGTCAATGTTACAACTTGCTAATAAAGATGGTCATGTGGAAGAGGCAGCACCTGGAAAAGGATTATTGTCCATTGCCAGGGGAAGCAAGCAACTTGAGGCATATATTCATGCCATTCTGAAAAACACAAATCGCATCATAATGTACTGCTTTTTACCTTTGTTCTTAAAGTCCATTTGTGAGGATGATCTGCTTTTTACTATGGGTTTTCAATCTGAAAGGAGTACCAACTTATCTTTGAACGAAATGCAAGATGAGTCAACTGTCAATATATGCACAATTTTGCAGCTGTTAATTGCTAACAAGCGGCTGGTACTTTGCCCAAGTAATCTCGATACTGATCTGATTTGTTGTCTTTGCATAAATTTAATTGCTCTTCTACGTGACAAGAGATCAATGGCTCAAAATCAAGCAGTGGACCTCATCAAGTACCTGCTGTTGCATCGTCGACCAGCACTCGAAGACTTTCTTGTGACAAAGCCAAATCAAGGACCTGCTTTGAATGTGTTGCGTGGTGGTTTTGATAAGTTATTGACAGGGAATCTCTCTGCATTTTTTGACTGGTTCGAGGGCTCTGAGCAAGCCATTAATAAAGTCTTGGAACAATGTTCATCTATCATGTGGGCGCAATATGTATCTGGGTCAGCTAAGTTTCCTGGGGTCAGAATTAAAGGCATGGAAGTTCGTCGTAAGAGGGAAATGAGTAGGAAAGCACGGGAATGTGCAAAGTTAGATGTAAAACATTGGGAACAGATATATGAGCGAAGATTTGCTCTTGAATCAGGTCAAGATATAATGTCTACAGAACTAAGAGCTATTCGCCAAGACAAGTATGGTTGGGTTCTTCATGCTGAAAGTGAGTGGCAAAATCAGCTTCAGCAACTTGTTCATGAAAGAGGGATTTTTCCCATTCGGCGTGCATCTTTGAAACTCGAATGGCAGCTCTGTGCTCTTGAAGGGCCATATCGGATGCGGAAAAAGCTTGAACGCTGCAAACTCAAAATTGATACAATCCACAGTGTCCTGGTGAGAGGCGTTGAGCTGGAGAAGCCAAAGATGTTTAAGCAAAAGCATGAAAATGGTGCAGGTACATCTGGATCCGAGTCAGattcttattttaatatattatcggATGATGCTCCAGACAAGAGCTATGATGGTAGTGACCACAAAGAGTCCTCAATAAAAGAAGTTGGTTCTAGAGTTGAAACCTTACCATCTGCTCAGATTGGGTGGAATGATGATCATTATAGCAGTATGCATGAACCAAGTGTTCACTCTGCGACGGAATGTGGCAATAAGTCAAGTTCCTTTTCTGTTCAGATGACAGAGGAAAAAAAATCTGAACTAGGCACTCCAAAGCAGTCATCTTCTTTTAAGAGTTATGACACAAGAGCTCCGGAGCTCAAACAAGAGAAAGAACTGCTTGATAATGGTGAATATCTTATCAGGCCTTTTCTTGAACCTTTAGAAAAGATAAGGTTCAGGTATAATTGTGAACGTGTTGTGGGCCTTGACAAGCATGACGGTATATTTCTTATAGGGGACCTCTGCTTGTATGTTATCGAGAACTTTTATATTGATGATTCTGGCTGCATATGTGAAAAGGTAAACGAGGACGACCTATCTGTGATTGATCAAGCTTTGGGTGTGAAAAAGGATGTCTCAGGGAGCAGTGACTTCCAGCTAAAATCCCCTTCAACACGGAGCATGGCAGTAAAGACATTGGCTGGTGGAAGAGCATGGGCATATAATGGAGGTGCTTGGGGAAAGGAGAAGGTTTGTAGCAGTAGTAACCTGCCACATCCATGGCACATGTGGAAGCTTGATAGCATTTATGAACTCCTGAAACGTGATTACCAGCTTCGTCCTGTCGCTATTGAATTATTTAGCATGGATGGATGTAATGATCTTCTGGTTTTCCacaaaaaggagagagaggaggTCTTCAAAAACTTGATCACAATGAACCTTCCACGGAATAGCAT GTTGGACACAACAATATCTGGGTCATCAAAACAAGAAAGCAATGAGGGAAGCCGCCTTTTTAAGATCATGGCCAAGTCCTTCTCAAAGAGATGGCAAAATGGAGAAATTAGCAACTTTCAGTACCTCATGCACCTCAACACTCTTGCAGGACGTGGCTATAGTGATCTTACACAATATCCAGTATTTCCATGGGTTCTTGCAGATTATGAGAGTGAAACTTTGGATTTGAAAAATCCTCGGACATTCCGTAAACTTGATAAACCAATGGGATGTCAAACAGCAGAGGGAAAGGAAGAGTTTAGGAAACG ATATGAGACTTGGGATGATCCTGATGTCCCCAAGTTTCACTATGGTTCTCATTATTCTAGTGCCGGAATTGTACTTTTCTATCTTGTTAGGCTGccaccatttagcactgaaaatcAGAAATTACAAGGGGGGCAGTTTGACCATGCAGACCGTTTGTTTAATAGTGTGAGAGATACATGGTTAAGTGCAGCTGGAAGAAGTAACACATCGGATGTGAAGGAACTGATCCCTGAGTTCTTTTACATGCCTGAGTTTCTGGAGAATCGCTTTAATCTCGACCTGGGTGAAAAACAGTCAGGCGAAAAG GTTGGTGATGTTGTTCTGCCCCCTTGGGCCAAAGGCAGTCCTAGAGAGTTCATAAGGAAGCACCGGGAAGCCTTGGAATCAGATTATGTTTCAGAGAATCTGCATCACTGGATAGACCTCATCTTTGGATATAAGCAGAGAGGGAAG GCAGCTGAAGATGCTACTAACGTTTTCTATCACTACACATATGAAGGAAATGTGGACATAGATTCAGTCGAAGACCCTACCATGAAAGCCTCAATCCTGGCTCAGATAAATCATTTTGGTCAGACACCTAAGCAGTTATTCCTGAAGCCGCATGTTAAGCGCCGAACTGACAGGAAAGTTCCCCTTCACCCTCTTCGTTACAGTGCCAGTCTCGTCCCCCATCAAGTCCGGCGGTCTTCGTCTTTCATCTCTCAGATTGTGACATTGAATGAAAAGATTCTTCTAGCTAGAGCAAATAGCCTACTCAAACCGGTGACATATAACAAGTACATATCTTGGGGGTTTCCAGATAGAAGCTTGAGAATTATGAGCTATGACCAAGACAAACTTCTTTCCACTCACGAAAACCTTCATGGTGGAAACCAGATTCAATGTGTTGGGATCAGTCATGATGGTCAGATTCTGGTGACTGGTGCTGATGATGGTGTTGTTTCAGTTTGGAAGTCGGACAAAGATAACCGCCTGAGTTTGGGGAGGGCCCTCTGTGCCCATACTGGCAAGATAACATGCCTCCATGTCAGCCAGCCTTACTCACTCATTGTGACAGGCTCTGACGACTGTAGTGTGATTCTGTGGGATCTAACAAACTTGGTCTTTGTGAAGCAGCTTCCTCTGTTCCCGGCACCAGTCTCGGCTGTCCATGTGAATGAACTTACAGGAACAGTTTTGACTGCTGCAGGAATTCTTCTTGCAGTTTGGAGTGTCAATGGGGACTGCCTCACGATGATGAATACCTCACAACTCCCTTCGGATGTCATTTTGACAATAACAAGTGCGGCATACTCCGATTGGCAGGACACAAACTGGTACATGACGGGTCACCAGAGTGGAGCAGTCAAGGTCTGGAACATGGTGCATTGTTCCACAGACGAGGCCAACAAGAGCAAGTCACCAACAAATGGATCGGGACTGCTGAATTTAGGTGGGAGGTTGCCCGAGTACAACTTGGTTCTGCACAAGGTACTCAAGTCCCATAAACATCCTGTCACGGCACTTCATCTTACAAGTGATATGAAGCAGCTGTTGAGCGGTGACTCAAGCGGACACTTGCTGTCGTGGACCCTTTCCGACAACAGCTTGAGAGCTTCTTGA